The proteins below are encoded in one region of Nakamurella deserti:
- a CDS encoding NUDIX hydrolase — MSTPRPVPGRRPAVRAAARRTDEVSAGGLVVRVDDGIAVAAIIGRLDRRGRLRWSLPKGHLEAGETTEQAAVREVEEETGIAGRITARLGSVDYSFAAAGRRIHKRVHHFLMEAVSGELSDADVEVTEVAWVPLTDLPGRLAYAGERRLVARATEILAESA; from the coding sequence GTGTCCACTCCTCGTCCCGTGCCTGGTCGGCGGCCCGCCGTCCGCGCCGCGGCGCGCCGGACCGATGAGGTTTCCGCAGGTGGACTCGTCGTCCGGGTCGACGACGGGATCGCCGTCGCCGCGATCATCGGACGGCTGGACCGCCGGGGCCGACTGCGCTGGTCACTGCCCAAGGGGCACCTCGAAGCCGGCGAGACCACCGAGCAGGCGGCGGTCCGCGAGGTCGAGGAGGAGACCGGCATCGCCGGCCGGATCACCGCACGGCTGGGCAGTGTCGACTACTCCTTCGCCGCCGCCGGCCGCCGCATCCACAAACGCGTGCACCACTTCCTGATGGAGGCGGTCTCGGGTGAGCTGTCCGACGCCGACGTGGAGGTCACCGAGGTGGCCTGGGTGCCGCTGACCGATCTGCCGGGCCGGCTCGCCTACGCCGGCGAACGTCGGCTGGTGGCCCGCGCGACGGAGATCCTCGCGGAGTCCGCGTGA
- a CDS encoding DUF6049 family protein translates to MTRPVRRIRWLLAAVLAVAVSTPLVTTPPPAGAAAPQGEYAGTLRFEVRSLTPALVSPTESTVVIRGSMVNTGSEELTGVVARFQRGEALSSTDEVRRAIDDPGQPESVLTGFTPVTDTIAAGQTVDFTLETDAFSRPRVGLGVTAPGVYPVMVNVNAGFDSGPEDGARVGELHTLLTVGSVPGGTPATGTRQAVSMLMPLVDRPHRDPTGAFFDDDLAALISTGGRLEDVLSAAEAPDLPAGAVTLAVDPELLEELRLMAQGYVVGPSVVTLGPADPAGSTTASSTTGAAPPPTGGATSPDTAGAAPSSPVAPSSAGLDTATTTSGAGAATTSATASDAAFQPVPGPDTVPGAGAGAAADFLGRLRALATTTPVLVLPYTDIDATAAVRANHPEQVTSAVAQGRALATAVLGPQAQLITDVGWPIDGLVDPMTLSVLRSTGQDTVVLDRAGVEDVTGDRATIGTGSGDVTAVLATASVPDSPVDLNHFTALTAQRWLSGDTAATVIAPPRSWQPDRDEYAALTDLMRTLGGSGLVDGLPIDRVASRAATGDGAAARLAYPDAAAARELPVRLFAEVQGLAGLMASTQAAFDPLPTDDRTTIAPDDIFAGTQAGLSRQAAGGFRADLGAANRSNAAVQDLVDAVQSGVGISPPASVYTLTSATSPLLVTIANRLPYAAHVRISVDASDAFRAGITVTDVGVQTVPAAGVIQVLLPSEVTRSGALSLKVKLTTPDGAAWGPEQELQLRSTAIGSFTVVLIIAAGAIVVLTTAIRIRKRYRQRRERIAAGLQ, encoded by the coding sequence GTGACGCGTCCGGTGCGACGGATCCGCTGGCTACTGGCCGCGGTGCTCGCCGTCGCCGTGAGCACGCCGCTGGTGACGACGCCCCCGCCGGCCGGGGCGGCCGCACCGCAGGGTGAGTACGCCGGCACCCTGCGCTTCGAGGTCCGCAGCCTCACCCCCGCGCTCGTGTCACCGACGGAGTCGACCGTGGTGATCCGCGGCTCGATGGTCAACACCGGCAGCGAGGAGCTCACCGGAGTGGTCGCCCGGTTCCAGCGCGGCGAGGCCCTGAGCAGCACCGACGAGGTCCGCCGGGCGATCGACGACCCCGGCCAGCCGGAGAGCGTGCTGACCGGGTTCACTCCGGTGACCGACACGATCGCGGCCGGCCAGACGGTCGACTTCACCCTGGAGACCGACGCCTTCAGCCGCCCCCGGGTCGGCCTCGGCGTCACGGCCCCCGGCGTGTACCCGGTGATGGTCAACGTCAACGCCGGCTTCGACTCCGGCCCCGAGGACGGGGCCCGGGTCGGCGAGTTGCACACCCTGCTGACCGTCGGCTCGGTGCCCGGCGGCACTCCCGCCACGGGCACCCGGCAGGCCGTGAGCATGCTGATGCCGTTGGTGGACCGGCCGCACCGGGACCCGACCGGCGCGTTCTTCGACGACGACCTGGCCGCCCTGATCAGCACCGGCGGGCGGCTGGAGGACGTGCTGTCCGCCGCCGAAGCCCCTGACCTGCCCGCCGGCGCGGTCACCCTGGCCGTGGACCCGGAGCTGCTCGAGGAATTGCGGTTGATGGCGCAGGGCTACGTCGTCGGACCCTCCGTCGTCACCCTCGGTCCCGCGGACCCGGCCGGGTCCACCACCGCGTCGTCGACCACCGGTGCCGCTCCCCCGCCGACCGGCGGCGCCACTTCCCCGGACACCGCGGGTGCGGCGCCCTCTTCCCCGGTCGCCCCGTCCTCGGCCGGCCTCGACACAGCCACCACCACCTCGGGTGCGGGGGCGGCCACCACGTCCGCGACGGCGTCGGACGCCGCCTTCCAGCCCGTGCCCGGCCCGGACACGGTGCCCGGTGCCGGTGCGGGCGCCGCGGCGGACTTCCTGGGACGGCTGCGGGCGCTGGCCACCACCACGCCGGTGCTCGTCCTGCCCTACACCGACATCGACGCGACGGCGGCGGTGCGGGCGAACCATCCGGAGCAGGTGACGTCGGCGGTCGCGCAGGGCCGCGCGCTCGCCACGGCCGTCCTCGGCCCGCAGGCGCAGCTGATCACCGACGTCGGATGGCCCATCGACGGGCTCGTCGACCCGATGACGCTGTCCGTGTTGCGCAGCACCGGACAGGACACCGTCGTCCTCGACCGGGCCGGGGTCGAGGACGTCACCGGTGACCGCGCCACCATCGGCACCGGCTCGGGCGACGTCACCGCGGTGCTGGCCACGGCGTCGGTGCCGGACAGCCCGGTCGATCTCAACCACTTCACCGCCCTCACCGCCCAGCGGTGGCTCAGCGGCGACACGGCCGCCACCGTGATCGCCCCACCCCGCAGCTGGCAGCCCGACCGCGACGAGTACGCCGCCCTCACCGACCTGATGCGCACCCTGGGCGGCAGCGGTCTCGTCGACGGCCTTCCCATCGACCGCGTCGCGTCGCGGGCGGCCACCGGTGACGGTGCGGCCGCCCGGTTGGCCTACCCGGACGCCGCCGCCGCCCGGGAACTGCCGGTGCGACTGTTCGCCGAGGTGCAGGGACTGGCCGGACTGATGGCCTCGACCCAGGCCGCCTTCGATCCGCTGCCCACCGACGACCGGACGACCATCGCACCCGACGACATCTTCGCCGGCACCCAGGCCGGACTGTCCCGGCAGGCGGCCGGCGGGTTCCGGGCCGACCTCGGCGCCGCCAACCGGTCGAACGCCGCGGTGCAGGATCTCGTCGACGCCGTGCAGAGCGGCGTCGGCATCAGTCCACCGGCCAGCGTGTACACCCTGACCTCGGCCACGTCCCCGCTGCTGGTGACCATCGCGAACCGGCTGCCCTACGCCGCCCACGTCCGCATCTCCGTCGACGCCAGCGACGCCTTCCGGGCCGGCATCACGGTCACCGACGTCGGGGTGCAGACCGTGCCGGCCGCCGGGGTGATCCAGGTGCTGCTGCCGTCGGAGGTGACCCGCTCCGGCGCGCTGAGCCTGAAGGTGAAGCTGACCACCCCGGACGGCGCCGCCTGGGGCCCGGAGCAGGAACTCCAGCTGCGGTCGACGGCGATCGGCTCGTTCACCGTGGTGCTGATCATCGCCGCGGGCGCGATCGTGGTGCTGACCACCGCGATCCGCATCCGCAAGCGGTACCGGCAGCGCCGGGAACGGATCGCGGCCGGACTCCAGTGA